In one window of Williamwhitmania taraxaci DNA:
- a CDS encoding tRNA threonylcarbamoyladenosine dehydratase: protein MAANKPLWLSRTDLLLGEERLERLKNAHVLVVGLGGVGAYAAEMLCRAGIGELTIVDADIIEETNINRQQPALHSTVGFAKADILHARFLDINPKLKINPIIEFICDDRTDELLNNNYDYVVDAIDTLSPKANLIAKAMARGIPIVSSMGAGGKLDPTRVSVTDISKSHHCPLAHMLRKRLSRMGIKEGFKVVFSDEENQPNSIIITNGEGNKKSNVGTISYMPAVFGICCASAVIRDLAQ, encoded by the coding sequence ATGGCTGCAAATAAACCACTTTGGCTGTCGAGAACCGACTTACTGCTGGGTGAGGAAAGACTTGAAAGATTAAAAAACGCACATGTTCTGGTTGTAGGGCTTGGAGGCGTTGGGGCCTATGCTGCCGAAATGCTTTGCCGAGCAGGAATAGGTGAACTTACGATTGTAGACGCCGATATTATAGAGGAAACTAACATAAACAGACAACAGCCGGCGCTACACTCAACCGTTGGTTTTGCAAAAGCGGATATACTCCATGCCCGCTTTTTAGACATTAATCCTAAGTTGAAAATCAACCCAATCATTGAGTTTATTTGCGACGACAGAACCGACGAACTCCTCAACAACAACTACGACTACGTGGTGGATGCAATAGATACCCTTAGCCCCAAGGCAAACCTTATTGCAAAAGCGATGGCAAGAGGAATTCCTATTGTAAGTTCGATGGGGGCCGGCGGCAAACTCGATCCTACCCGAGTATCGGTAACCGATATTTCAAAGTCGCACCACTGCCCCTTGGCACATATGCTTCGAAAACGGCTGAGTAGAATGGGAATTAAAGAAGGGTTCAAGGTTGTATTCTCCGATGAGGAAAACCAACCAAACTCGATCATTATAACAAATGGAGAAGGAAACAAGAAATCGAATGTGGGCACCATCTCTTATATGCCGGCAGTATTTGGCATCTGTTGCGCATCAGCGGTAATAAGAGACTTAGCCCAGTAG